The following are encoded in a window of Vespula pensylvanica isolate Volc-1 chromosome 2, ASM1446617v1, whole genome shotgun sequence genomic DNA:
- the LOC122626905 gene encoding ell-associated factor Eaf — MHTMKSIPSIAEHNTRSARYSMAERLGLGPEVRELKLGPSFTNNKSTAFHTLKYDFKPASVDVSKMARVDVGANNTMTVTVPHLDGAGIPHTVFKGSQRPYHKECVLIIDRITGEITLEKLSANVQVKKTRTEPKSQVHLGTSTTNISINRPITPVETKKSPTHGRPTNKAKVVSRKKRDPVVQLHTKQSSPVQISPYHGKSPPNSISDSLPMQSSTAQSTLASLPMISSENDDFPMISPMSSFVAAQSTNSTRISPIMNTRPPVQAPTAADSDEEALSDSSSGSSSSDSSDSDSDAGNVSVPTATNGHSNGTTLSPTSLMPNNLLNEDLQLSESESDSD, encoded by the exons ATGCATACG atgaAGTCGATTCCTTCGATTGCGGAACATAATACTCGATCTGCTAGATATAGCATGGCTGAACGACTTGGTTTAGGTCCTGAAGTTCGGGAATTGAAATTAGGACCTTcttttactaataataaatcgacAGCATTCCATACACTTAAGT aTGATTTTAAACCAGCAAGTGTAGATGTGTCTAAAATGGCCAGAGTAGACGTTGGAGCAAATAATACTATGACCGTTACTGTTCCACATTTAGATGGAGCAGGTATTCCTCATACAGTGTTCAAGGGTTCCCAGAGGCCTTACCATAAAGAATGTGTTCTTATAATCGATAGAATAACGGGAGAAATAACTTTAGAAAAGTTATCTGCGAACGTTCAAGTTAAAAAGACTCG AACAGAACCAAAGTCACAAGTACATTTGGGAACTTCTACAAcaaatattagtattaatagACCTATTACACCTGTGGAAACTAAGAAAAGTCCGACTCATGGCAGGCCGACTAATAAGGCAAAAGTTGTAagtcgtaaaaaaagagatccaGTAGTTCAATTGCATACAAAGCAAAGTAGTCCTGTTCAAATATCACCGTACCATGGGAAAAGTCCACCAAATTCGATATCTGATag TTTACCAATGCAATCATCAACAGCACAATCAACTTTGGCTAGTCTTCCAATGATTAGTTCAGAAAATGATGATTTTCCTATGATATCACCAATGTCATCATTCGTAGCAGCCCAATCTACAAATTCAACCAGAATTTCTCCTATAATGAACACTCGACCTCCTGTACAAGCTCCAACTGCTGCAGATAGTGATGAAGAAGCACTTAGTGATTCGAGTTCAGGAAGTTCAAGTTCAGATAGTTCAGATAGTGATTCTGATGCAGGAAATGTTTCAGTACCAACAGCAACTAATG GTCATTCTAATGGTACGACTTTATCACCGACATCGCTAATGCCAAATAACTTACTAAACGAGGATTTACAGCTATCAGAATCAGAATCTGATAGCGATTAA